A genomic region of Candidatus Peregrinibacteria bacterium contains the following coding sequences:
- a CDS encoding copper-translocating P-type ATPase, which yields MSSQKTTLKISGMHCTSCEKLLTEALSDIPGIKDVRVSYANGTSEIEYDPKKISNMQKVIDVIKKEGYDAHVLKNESPISEEKKKNDTNPTEIILHEGNSGSPVHIQLESILEADGKIETGENGRSSFEGQIQRKKRAEFTLPKGIKEKERFIDDFLNIMNSAKFLDIGENGTTEQVSSFGNGKEKMGPIEKDPNKRISLSISGMHCASCSAIIERSLKKLESVKTANVNFAAEKASVVFDETKNSIQDVMNAVKKAGYGVEILSETDTGAERKKREMTISHYFHKFIFSLVLSLPMLYFMLLDFFKWLPGGNFFPPYIGIISLILTIPVQFYAGSGFYKGAWSSLKMRTFNMDSLIAIGTSTAFFYSLGNYLVSSFNNFSVLGLNGEKVPDLYFETAAFLITFVLLGKWLESKAKGRTSDAITKLMGLQAKTARVVRNGSVKDIPIDEVTHGDIIMVRPGEKVPVDGVIMKGSSSLDESMISGESIPVEKTVGDMVIGATINKTGTFEFEAQRIGSETTLAQIIRLIEEAQGSKAPIQAFADRISSWFVPAVIGIAILTFIIWYFLLGASLSFALLAFTAVIVIACPCALGLATPTALMVGTGKGAENGILIKGGEPLEAARNITTLIFDKTGTLTKGKPEVTDVVSFGTGDEEDVLQIAASLEKLSEHSLAESIYASAEEEGVTFSEVEDFQAIPGHGVTGKIENVEYFLGNRKLIAEYALLEMSKIERKIVKLEEKGKTVMILASKSEILGCIAVADTVKETSKEAITKLIRMGLEVYMITGDNMRTAKSIADEVGITNVLAEVLPEDKAREVKKLQELGKKVAMVGDGINDAPALAQANLGIAMGSGTDVALEAGGIVIIKNDLRDVVTALKLSRETMGKIKQNMFFALFYNVIGIPIAARVFASFGLILKPELAGLAMALSSVSVVLNSLLLRNFKPRKRNYISMIAPVFMVLLFTFAFWQFAVTSSRMSKEPTLGTAESAVISQINRNIAQKKFKMAFSPEGTPKVFTDSRLIPQITASEGKITIDGTFETLVGAEEAKVMKKENLFQKAGDEIVDFFGLPSVKISGVLAPTGTFLDISHLLSPEAFTQISGNPIKLELAGENIKKFYVIFGPGSIPSRLVNEIQFEDLRSISLGKNKYVPVILGATEAKIMLSENLFTKEGDLLDDFFGNKVIITKILPSTGTLLDEMHFVSTEFSW from the coding sequence ATGTCTTCTCAAAAAACAACTCTCAAAATTAGTGGTATGCACTGCACTTCCTGTGAAAAGCTTCTCACAGAAGCACTGAGCGATATTCCCGGAATAAAAGATGTACGAGTGTCCTACGCGAATGGTACTTCGGAAATTGAGTATGATCCGAAGAAAATTTCAAACATGCAGAAAGTAATTGATGTCATCAAGAAAGAAGGGTATGACGCTCACGTTCTTAAAAACGAATCTCCTATTTCCGAGGAGAAAAAGAAAAACGATACGAATCCAACTGAAATTATTCTTCATGAAGGAAATTCCGGTTCTCCAGTGCATATACAACTCGAATCAATACTTGAAGCGGATGGGAAAATAGAAACCGGCGAGAACGGAAGAAGTTCTTTTGAGGGTCAAATACAGAGAAAAAAAAGAGCAGAGTTTACCCTTCCGAAAGGAATCAAGGAAAAGGAAAGGTTTATTGACGACTTCTTGAACATTATGAATTCCGCAAAATTTCTCGATATCGGAGAAAATGGAACGACTGAACAAGTATCATCCTTCGGAAATGGGAAAGAAAAGATGGGGCCTATTGAAAAAGATCCGAATAAAAGAATTTCTTTGTCCATTTCTGGGATGCATTGTGCTTCTTGCTCAGCGATTATTGAGAGATCTCTGAAAAAACTCGAGAGTGTCAAAACGGCGAATGTGAATTTTGCTGCAGAAAAGGCTTCTGTAGTGTTCGATGAAACCAAAAATTCAATTCAAGATGTCATGAATGCCGTAAAAAAAGCAGGATATGGAGTAGAAATTCTTTCTGAAACTGATACTGGAGCGGAACGAAAAAAGCGTGAAATGACGATTTCACACTACTTCCATAAATTTATATTTTCCCTCGTCCTCAGTCTTCCGATGCTCTATTTCATGCTTCTTGATTTCTTCAAGTGGCTCCCTGGAGGGAATTTTTTCCCACCATACATTGGAATTATTTCGCTCATCCTCACCATTCCCGTACAATTTTACGCAGGTTCTGGGTTTTATAAAGGCGCATGGTCAAGCCTCAAGATGAGAACATTTAACATGGATAGCCTTATCGCTATCGGAACAAGTACCGCGTTTTTTTACAGTCTTGGAAATTATCTCGTTTCCTCATTCAACAATTTTTCTGTTTTAGGTCTCAATGGAGAAAAAGTCCCAGACTTGTATTTTGAGACAGCGGCATTTCTAATTACATTCGTGCTCCTCGGAAAGTGGCTAGAATCGAAGGCAAAGGGAAGAACATCAGACGCCATTACCAAGCTCATGGGACTTCAGGCAAAAACGGCGCGGGTTGTTCGCAATGGCTCAGTGAAAGATATTCCCATTGATGAAGTCACCCATGGGGATATTATTATGGTCAGACCGGGAGAGAAAGTTCCGGTCGATGGAGTTATTATGAAAGGATCATCTTCTCTCGATGAATCGATGATTAGTGGAGAAAGTATTCCTGTGGAAAAAACTGTCGGTGATATGGTCATTGGAGCAACGATCAATAAAACAGGAACATTTGAGTTTGAAGCACAAAGAATAGGATCTGAAACAACACTCGCTCAAATTATTCGCCTTATTGAAGAAGCACAAGGATCAAAAGCGCCAATTCAGGCGTTTGCTGATCGTATATCTTCATGGTTTGTTCCAGCAGTTATCGGTATTGCCATTCTCACATTTATCATTTGGTACTTTCTTTTAGGCGCATCTCTCTCATTTGCTCTCCTTGCTTTCACGGCAGTCATTGTCATCGCATGTCCGTGTGCTCTTGGACTTGCAACGCCAACAGCGCTCATGGTGGGAACAGGAAAAGGCGCTGAAAATGGAATTCTGATTAAAGGAGGCGAACCTCTTGAAGCGGCGCGAAACATTACCACTCTTATATTTGATAAAACTGGAACTCTCACGAAAGGAAAACCTGAAGTAACAGACGTAGTGAGTTTTGGAACAGGTGATGAAGAAGATGTTTTGCAAATAGCGGCATCACTTGAAAAGCTTTCAGAACACTCTCTTGCTGAGTCTATTTACGCTTCCGCGGAGGAAGAAGGAGTTACATTTAGCGAGGTTGAGGATTTTCAGGCAATTCCTGGTCATGGAGTAACGGGAAAAATTGAAAATGTTGAATATTTCCTCGGCAACAGAAAACTCATTGCGGAATACGCGCTTCTGGAAATGTCGAAAATCGAGAGAAAAATAGTAAAACTGGAAGAAAAGGGAAAAACGGTAATGATTCTCGCATCGAAAAGTGAAATTTTGGGATGCATTGCGGTTGCAGATACCGTAAAAGAAACCTCCAAGGAAGCCATTACCAAGCTCATTCGCATGGGGCTCGAAGTGTATATGATCACAGGAGATAACATGAGAACAGCAAAATCAATTGCAGATGAAGTCGGAATTACCAATGTCCTCGCGGAAGTTCTTCCCGAAGATAAAGCGAGGGAAGTCAAGAAACTTCAGGAACTCGGGAAAAAAGTGGCGATGGTGGGAGATGGCATTAATGACGCGCCTGCTCTCGCTCAAGCAAATCTTGGAATTGCGATGGGATCTGGAACAGATGTTGCGCTTGAAGCTGGCGGAATTGTGATTATCAAGAATGATCTCCGCGACGTCGTTACGGCGCTCAAACTTTCCCGTGAAACCATGGGGAAAATAAAGCAGAATATGTTTTTCGCGCTTTTTTACAACGTTATTGGGATTCCTATTGCAGCGCGCGTATTTGCGAGCTTTGGCCTCATTCTGAAGCCAGAACTTGCGGGTCTTGCTATGGCGCTCAGCTCTGTTTCCGTAGTACTCAATTCATTGCTCCTCAGAAATTTTAAACCACGCAAACGGAATTATATTTCCATGATTGCTCCTGTTTTTATGGTACTTCTCTTTACTTTCGCATTTTGGCAATTTGCAGTAACAAGCTCAAGAATGTCGAAGGAACCGACCCTTGGAACTGCGGAAAGCGCAGTTATATCACAAATAAATAGGAATATTGCTCAAAAGAAATTTAAAATGGCGTTCAGTCCAGAAGGAACACCAAAAGTATTTACTGACTCTCGTCTTATTCCTCAAATAACAGCTTCTGAAGGGAAAATTACGATCGATGGAACTTTTGAAACACTTGTCGGAGCAGAGGAAGCAAAAGTGATGAAAAAGGAGAATTTATTTCAAAAAGCAGGAGATGAAATTGTTGACTTTTTCGGTCTTCCTTCAGTGAAAATTTCAGGAGTTTTGGCGCCAACGGGTACATTCCTGGACATATCACATCTTCTTTCCCCAGAAGCATTTACGCAGATTTCTGGAAACCCAATAAAACTCGAACTTGCAGGAGAAAATATAAAAAAGTTTTATGTCATTTTTGGTCCTGGGTCAATTCCTTCACGACTCGTGAATGAAATACAATTTGAGGATCTCCGTTCTATTTCTCTTGGGAAAAATAAATATGTTCCCGTAATCCTTGGCGCGACCGAAGCAAAGATTATGCTCAGCGAAAATCTCTTCACAAAAGAAGGAGATCTTCTCGATGATTTCTTTGGAAATAAAGTAATCATCACCAAGATTCTTCCCTCAACAGGAACACTTCTCGATGAAATGCACTTTGTTAGTACTGAATTCTCATGGTAA
- a CDS encoding heavy-metal-associated domain-containing protein: protein MFSSSFTITGITCEACVKLIKKRLQKIQNVTEVSLELSGNLGISSDRQIEKTELLSALEGTDYKVL, encoded by the coding sequence ATGTTTTCATCCTCTTTTACTATCACCGGCATTACGTGCGAAGCATGTGTAAAACTCATAAAAAAAAGATTGCAAAAAATACAAAATGTTACTGAGGTATCACTCGAATTAAGTGGAAATCTTGGAATTTCCTCAGATCGCCAAATCGAAAAAACAGAACTCCTCTCAGCCTTGGAAGGCACTGATTACAAGGTGCTCTAA
- a CDS encoding sulfite exporter TauE/SafE family protein, with protein MKKTVVPIQGMHCKSCTMLIGDALQEISGVKRVYVNLKHKNAEIFSESDLDMEKVTEAIKNAGYEIGEEKKQSWISTNVDDYKDIGLGFVFVIFFYFVASWFGLFSINVGNGDPSNLFLVLLVGITAGLSTCMALVGGLVLGISTRHAEKHPEATPLQKFRPHLYFNIGRISSYFLLGGIIGMAGQVFQLSGPVLGIITIFVGMVMLFLGIKLLEIFPKFSHLSLTLPSGISRLFGIRKHHEKEYSHYNSLFVGALTFFLPCGFTQAMQLYAMSTGNFLSGALIMSVFAIGTAPGLLGIGGLTSVIKGIFARRFFKFAGIIVIALAFFNISNGYNLTGWSFDLGKSTFFAPKEANISLENGVQIAKMKETASGYSPRSFTVTKGVPVKWIIDAQDMYSCAASLSVSKLGITKSLKKGENIVEFTPEEVGTIKFSCSMGMYRGEFTVVDAKSSSSEASGENLQEKEIAPSQNVNTNTSKAPLQSSADVQLLKTTYISSNQDISPYEFTVTSGKPVRLEVDVRENGSGCMSTIMIPGLYNYPEYLEKGKTIAMEFTPQKKGDYPITCGMGVPRGIIKVL; from the coding sequence ATGAAAAAAACCGTTGTTCCTATTCAAGGAATGCACTGTAAATCCTGCACAATGCTGATAGGAGATGCTCTTCAAGAAATCAGTGGTGTAAAAAGGGTGTATGTTAACCTCAAACATAAAAATGCTGAAATTTTTTCCGAATCTGATCTTGATATGGAAAAGGTAACAGAGGCGATCAAAAATGCCGGATATGAAATAGGAGAAGAAAAAAAACAAAGTTGGATCAGTACGAATGTCGACGATTATAAGGATATCGGTCTTGGGTTCGTTTTTGTCATTTTTTTCTATTTTGTTGCTTCATGGTTTGGACTTTTTTCCATTAATGTGGGAAATGGAGATCCATCAAATCTTTTTCTCGTACTTCTCGTGGGAATTACTGCGGGACTTTCGACATGCATGGCACTCGTCGGCGGACTTGTTCTCGGAATTTCGACGCGGCACGCAGAAAAACATCCGGAAGCGACACCTCTTCAAAAATTTCGTCCCCATCTCTATTTTAATATTGGAAGAATTTCATCGTATTTTCTTCTCGGAGGAATTATTGGTATGGCGGGACAAGTGTTTCAGTTGTCAGGGCCTGTGCTCGGCATAATAACTATTTTTGTCGGCATGGTTATGCTCTTTCTCGGAATAAAACTCCTTGAAATTTTTCCGAAATTTTCACATCTTTCCCTCACTCTTCCTTCTGGAATCAGCAGACTTTTTGGTATTCGAAAACATCATGAGAAAGAATATAGCCACTATAATTCACTCTTTGTCGGAGCTCTTACTTTTTTTCTTCCCTGCGGGTTTACGCAAGCAATGCAGCTTTATGCAATGAGCACGGGGAATTTCTTATCAGGAGCGCTCATTATGTCTGTTTTTGCGATTGGAACCGCTCCGGGACTCCTCGGAATTGGAGGTCTCACATCTGTGATTAAAGGAATTTTTGCAAGAAGATTCTTTAAATTTGCTGGAATAATCGTCATTGCTCTCGCTTTTTTTAATATTTCGAATGGATACAATTTGACAGGATGGTCATTTGATCTTGGGAAAAGCACTTTTTTTGCGCCAAAGGAGGCGAATATTTCTCTTGAGAATGGAGTTCAGATTGCGAAGATGAAAGAAACGGCTTCTGGGTATTCTCCGCGTTCATTCACCGTAACGAAAGGAGTTCCTGTAAAATGGATTATAGACGCTCAGGATATGTACAGTTGTGCTGCTTCCCTTTCCGTTTCAAAACTCGGAATTACGAAGAGTCTGAAGAAGGGAGAGAATATTGTGGAGTTCACTCCTGAAGAAGTGGGAACAATAAAATTCAGCTGTTCCATGGGAATGTACCGGGGAGAATTTACTGTTGTTGACGCGAAGAGCTCATCATCTGAGGCCTCAGGAGAAAATTTACAAGAAAAGGAAATTGCTCCATCTCAAAATGTGAATACCAACACTTCTAAAGCGCCACTCCAGAGTTCTGCGGATGTTCAACTTCTGAAGACAACATATATCTCTTCAAATCAAGATATTTCTCCATATGAGTTTACGGTCACTTCAGGAAAGCCAGTGCGGCTCGAAGTGGACGTTCGAGAAAATGGATCTGGGTGTATGTCCACAATCATGATCCCAGGACTGTATAATTACCCAGAATATCTGGAAAAAGGAAAAACGATTGCCATGGAATTTACTCCGCAAAAAAAAGGAGACTATCCGATCACGTGCGGCATGGGAGTTCCCAGGGGAATCATAAAAGTACTGTAA
- a CDS encoding metal-sensing transcriptional repressor — translation MHNEKVIINFKKAKSHLEKIMSMIEDDAYCIDIMQQNLAVIGLLKSAHQMLMEGHLKSCFSHAMQSNRVDKKEKMIEEILQVTKLFSK, via the coding sequence ATGCATAACGAAAAAGTCATTATCAATTTTAAAAAAGCGAAAAGTCACTTAGAAAAGATTATGTCGATGATAGAAGATGACGCATATTGCATAGACATTATGCAACAAAACCTTGCGGTGATTGGTCTCCTCAAATCAGCCCACCAAATGCTGATGGAAGGTCATCTCAAGAGTTGTTTTAGTCATGCAATGCAGTCAAATAGAGTCGACAAGAAGGAGAAAATGATTGAAGAAATACTTCAAGTAACAAAACTTTTTAGTAAATAA
- a CDS encoding YtxH domain-containing protein: protein MSDDTSSHENDSRAGKRKKQGKLDKVLMGIVIGGAIGSVLGMTLSPKSGKENRDYVFKKSSETWEKSRALLGEIVTKKQQKKGFWHRLNEFIYRKKQK, encoded by the coding sequence ATGTCCGATGACACTTCTTCACATGAAAATGACTCACGCGCGGGGAAGCGGAAAAAGCAGGGAAAGCTCGATAAAGTTCTCATGGGGATCGTAATTGGAGGAGCCATAGGTTCAGTCCTTGGTATGACGCTTTCTCCCAAATCAGGGAAGGAGAATCGCGATTATGTTTTCAAAAAAAGTTCGGAAACATGGGAAAAAAGCAGAGCTCTTCTCGGAGAGATTGTTACGAAAAAGCAGCAAAAGAAAGGTTTTTGGCATCGTCTCAATGAATTCATTTACCGCAAAAAACAGAAGTAA
- the aroA gene encoding 3-phosphoshikimate 1-carboxyvinyltransferase produces the protein MRELSPFTHPFRGKISVPGSKSLTNRALLLAALAPGQTILKEWLSSEDTEVMITALREFGVDIYFEGKERELTIVGTSGKFQNKSDLEIFCANSGTSLRFLTAVSALRSGKTLLTGAPRMKKRPLRDLSDALSQMGVLLNYPEKKGFPPIQILGNQVLQGGDIHISGKTSSQFLSALLHIAPFAGNPVRITLKNELVSELYVRMTIGLLEKFGVHVRQNERSTEFCIDPQPLSSPGEVHIEGDATSATYPLGIALATQGSIIVQNICSNSLQGDAYFPEKVLKKMGAMVQMSSDGIFLTAPQNLLPLDDIHLGEMPDAAMTAVVLSALAKGVSRISGLSTLRDKECDRISALVSNLASMGANVLSGKDFIEVHGDPLELHGAEIETFHDHRIAMCFSILGAVIPDVRILHPECVEKTYPTYWQEYEEWRGQF, from the coding sequence ATGAGAGAACTTTCGCCTTTCACGCATCCATTTCGAGGGAAAATTTCAGTTCCCGGCTCAAAGTCTCTTACCAATAGAGCGCTCCTTCTCGCTGCTCTCGCTCCAGGGCAAACAATCTTGAAAGAATGGCTTTCCAGTGAAGATACAGAGGTGATGATAACCGCACTCCGAGAATTTGGTGTGGATATATATTTTGAGGGAAAAGAAAGGGAACTTACAATTGTTGGCACTTCTGGAAAATTTCAAAATAAAAGCGATCTAGAGATTTTTTGTGCAAATTCTGGAACATCACTTCGCTTTCTCACCGCAGTTTCTGCGCTTCGAAGTGGAAAAACTCTTCTCACCGGAGCACCTCGCATGAAAAAAAGACCGCTTCGTGATCTTTCGGATGCGCTTTCACAAATGGGGGTTCTCCTGAATTATCCGGAAAAAAAAGGGTTTCCTCCCATACAAATTTTAGGAAATCAAGTCCTTCAGGGAGGAGATATTCACATCTCTGGAAAAACTTCTTCACAGTTTCTGAGTGCGCTCCTTCATATTGCTCCATTCGCTGGAAACCCAGTTCGCATTACTTTGAAAAATGAACTGGTTTCTGAGCTATATGTTCGCATGACAATTGGACTCCTTGAAAAATTTGGAGTACATGTGCGTCAGAATGAGAGGAGTACTGAATTCTGTATTGACCCTCAGCCACTTTCTTCCCCAGGCGAGGTTCATATCGAAGGCGATGCTACCTCAGCCACATATCCACTCGGAATCGCACTCGCAACTCAGGGGAGTATTATTGTACAAAATATTTGTTCAAACTCGCTACAGGGAGATGCATATTTTCCCGAAAAAGTTCTCAAAAAAATGGGAGCAATGGTTCAAATGTCTTCTGACGGGATTTTTCTCACTGCACCTCAGAATCTTCTCCCGCTTGACGATATTCATCTCGGAGAAATGCCAGATGCCGCTATGACGGCAGTTGTACTTTCTGCGCTTGCAAAAGGAGTTTCTCGAATTTCTGGGCTTTCCACCCTTCGTGATAAAGAGTGTGATCGAATCTCTGCACTTGTTTCGAACTTAGCGAGCATGGGAGCCAATGTTCTTTCGGGAAAAGATTTTATTGAGGTTCATGGTGATCCACTTGAGCTTCATGGGGCAGAAATTGAAACATTTCATGATCATCGTATCGCGATGTGTTTCTCGATCTTGGGAGCTGTAATTCCTGACGTCCGAATTCTCCATCCCGAATGTGTGGAGAAGACCTATCCCACATATTGGCAGGAGTATGAGGAATGGAGGGGGCAATTTTAA
- a CDS encoding shikimate kinase, translating into MSRNIVFTGMRGSGKSHFGSEFAKKNWYRFVDTDQEIEKRAGKKIAEIVAQNGWGTFRKMEYDVCKELSSVENTIISVGGGTVMQKENVELLKKNSIFVFLYAPPKELFRRLEKSKHKRPPLRKGLSLREEIQVIWQERRATFFETADFVFCFLFFSSDPRENVSKNVGVLQRLVDSIFHKNMVKYR; encoded by the coding sequence ATGTCTCGCAACATTGTTTTCACCGGCATGAGAGGAAGTGGAAAGTCTCATTTTGGGAGCGAATTTGCGAAAAAAAATTGGTATAGGTTTGTTGATACCGATCAGGAAATAGAAAAGAGAGCAGGAAAAAAAATCGCGGAAATCGTTGCACAAAATGGCTGGGGCACATTTCGAAAAATGGAATACGATGTCTGCAAAGAACTTTCTTCCGTGGAAAACACGATCATTTCTGTTGGTGGAGGAACAGTGATGCAGAAAGAAAATGTTGAACTTCTCAAAAAAAATTCAATTTTTGTTTTCCTCTACGCTCCGCCTAAAGAGCTCTTTCGAAGGCTGGAAAAATCAAAACATAAGAGACCGCCCTTAAGGAAAGGACTTTCCCTTCGTGAAGAAATTCAGGTTATTTGGCAAGAGAGAAGAGCCACTTTCTTTGAAACTGCAGATTTTGTGTTTTGCTTTTTGTTTTTTTCTTCTGATCCGAGAGAGAATGTGTCCAAAAATGTAGGAGTTCTCCAAAGGCTTGTGGATAGTATTTTTCATAAAAATATGGTAAAATATAGATAG